From the Chloroflexota bacterium genome, one window contains:
- a CDS encoding sigma-70 family RNA polymerase sigma factor encodes MAATMPLMNATPLAKAAPVAKEPTPAQPRRGQNLPDELFVTVQAAKQGNTTAQMLLMDRLRLPMERQIRRLKRSFRPSEAEDARQEVQRLFLELLYEYDYRRNGNFEAYMCTMLKWRVHNFGRTSRRIAPPDPAHNQSLSDEITAYLAEQCLRKGKPTAEPAIHAELEIALQALTPKQKTVLYAIYWQDRRVVDIAARMGVSPQAVRAIRQRAEKILRRHLEACGAAP; translated from the coding sequence ATGGCAGCGACAATGCCCTTAATGAATGCGACGCCGTTGGCAAAAGCGGCGCCTGTGGCGAAAGAGCCCACGCCCGCGCAGCCGCGCCGCGGGCAAAATCTGCCTGACGAACTGTTCGTCACGGTGCAAGCGGCAAAGCAGGGCAACACCACCGCCCAGATGCTGCTCATGGACCGCTTGCGTCTGCCGATGGAGCGCCAGATACGGCGTCTGAAGCGGAGCTTCCGGCCTTCGGAAGCTGAAGACGCCCGCCAGGAGGTGCAGCGCCTCTTTCTGGAGTTGCTCTACGAGTATGACTACCGGCGCAACGGCAACTTCGAAGCCTACATGTGCACCATGCTCAAGTGGCGCGTGCACAACTTCGGCCGCACCTCCCGGCGCATCGCGCCGCCGGATCCCGCCCATAACCAGTCGCTCAGCGATGAGATTACGGCCTACCTCGCCGAGCAGTGCTTGCGCAAAGGGAAACCCACAGCGGAACCGGCCATCCACGCCGAGCTCGAAATAGCCCTGCAGGCGCTCACACCGAAGCAGAAAACCGTGCTCTACGCCATCTACTGGCAGGACCGCCGCGTGGTGGATATCGCCGCGCGCATGGGCGTCAGCCCGCAAGCCGTGCGCGCTATCCG